In Actinoplanes lobatus, the DNA window CTGGCCCGGGGCGGCGCGGTTCCCGCCGAGTGGGCGGCGCTGTTCGAGGCGGCCGCCAAGGCACAGGCCGGTGGCGACATCGAGGCGGTCGGGGTGTGGAGCCACCTCGCCTGTGCCGACGAGCCCGGCCACGAGTCGGTCGACCGGCAGCTCGCCGCCTTCCGCGACGGCCTGGCCCTGGCCGAGACCTTCGGGATCAGCCCCCGCTACCGGCACATCGCCAACTCGGCCGGCACGCTGACCCGGCCGGACGCGCACTTCGACCTGGTCCGGGTCGGGATCGCGGCGTACGGTCTGTCGCCCGTCGCCGGGAAGACGTACGGTCTGCGTCCCGCCATGACGGCCCGTGCCCGGGTGATGCTGACCAAGCGGGTGCCGGCCGGTCAGGGCGTGTCGTACGGGCTGACCTACACGACGTCCCGGGAGACCACCCTGGCCGTGGTCCCGCTGGGCTACGGCGACGGGGTGCCCCGCCACGCGTCCAGCTCCGGCCCGGTCCGGGTGGGCGGCGTCACAGCACGGATCGCCGGGCGGGTCTGCATGGATCAGGTGGTGGTGGACGTGGGCGATGAGCCGGTGGCCGCCGGTGACGTGGCGGTCCTGTTCGGGCCGGGCGACGACGGCGAGCCGACGGCCGACGACTGGGCCGCCGCGACCGGCACGATCAACTACGAGATCGTCACCCGGTTCGGCAGCAGCCGGATCCCACGGCACTACGACGGGGAGGTCGCTCCGTGAAGCGGTCGAAGGTCGCCAAACGGGCGGGCATATTCGGGGCCGCGGTCGGTGTGGCCGCGGCCGGTCTGGCCACGGCCTTCGCTGTGGAGCGGGCGCTGGTGCGGCGGTCGGTCAACGCGCCCGGCGACCCCTATGTCGACGAGCCGTTCGGTGACCAGCCGCACGACCGGTCACTGACGGTCACCGCGGCCGACGGCACCGACCTGCACGTGGAGATCATCGAGCCGGCGGGCGCGAGGACCGAGCCGACGATCGTCTTCGTCCACGGGTTCGCGCTGGACATGGGCACCTTCTACTTCCAGCGCAAGGAGCTGGCCGTGCGCGGCACGCACCGGCTGGTCTTCTACGACCAGCCCGGCCACGGCCGGTCCAGCAAACTCAAATCGGGGACGTACGATCTGGCCGCCCTGGGGCGCTCGCTGGCCGCGGTGCTGGAGGCGACCGTGCCCGAGGGGCAGATCATCCTGGTCGGCCACTCGATGGGCGGGATGACCATCATGGCGTTCGCCGAGCAGTTCCCGGCCTGGTTCGGCAACCGGGTCACCGGCGTGGTGCTGATCTCCACCTCGGCCGGCCTGTTCGACAAGGCCAAGCTCGGCATCACCAACGTGGTGGCCCGGGTCAGCGCCCCG includes these proteins:
- the alr gene encoding alanine racemase codes for the protein MWQAEVRVDLDAIRDNVASLCARTSAEVLVAVKADGYGHGMVPAARAALAGGATWLGVATLDEALTLRRAGVETPVLAWLLTPGLDLHEGVGAGVDLSAATTAMLGELVAAARRAGRPARVHLKLDTGLARGGAVPAEWAALFEAAAKAQAGGDIEAVGVWSHLACADEPGHESVDRQLAAFRDGLALAETFGISPRYRHIANSAGTLTRPDAHFDLVRVGIAAYGLSPVAGKTYGLRPAMTARARVMLTKRVPAGQGVSYGLTYTTSRETTLAVVPLGYGDGVPRHASSSGPVRVGGVTARIAGRVCMDQVVVDVGDEPVAAGDVAVLFGPGDDGEPTADDWAAATGTINYEIVTRFGSSRIPRHYDGEVAP
- a CDS encoding alpha/beta fold hydrolase codes for the protein MKRSKVAKRAGIFGAAVGVAAAGLATAFAVERALVRRSVNAPGDPYVDEPFGDQPHDRSLTVTAADGTDLHVEIIEPAGARTEPTIVFVHGFALDMGTFYFQRKELAVRGTHRLVFYDQPGHGRSSKLKSGTYDLAALGRSLAAVLEATVPEGQIILVGHSMGGMTIMAFAEQFPAWFGNRVTGVVLISTSAGLFDKAKLGITNVVARVSAPFFPLWDKAAQLGGGTIDRARVASSDLAWLLTRRYGFGETRPSPSLVTFVESMNSKTSVETLTKYLQTLYTHNRIPALSALRGVPVLVVVGDRDYLTPVTHSEEIIENLPEAELLTIENSGHVVMLEKADQVNAALIPFLEKLT